A DNA window from Thiothrix subterranea contains the following coding sequences:
- a CDS encoding TerD family protein, whose product MAVSLSKGQRISLEKTGGGGLSKVRMGLGWDPAEAPKKSGFFGSMFGGGAAADIDLDASCLLLDAQKNLLDVVWFRQLESRDGSIRHSGDNLTGEGSGDDEVIFVDLTRLPGNVAYLAFTVCSFRGQTFNEVGGAFCRLVDDSNNTEMAKFNLSDKGAHTGVVMAIVSRNGAGWEMKAVGTPTAGAVANDMMPAVLAAL is encoded by the coding sequence ATGGCTGTAAGTTTAAGCAAAGGTCAACGCATTTCGCTGGAAAAAACCGGTGGCGGTGGCTTGAGTAAAGTACGCATGGGCTTGGGCTGGGATCCGGCAGAAGCACCGAAAAAAAGCGGTTTCTTTGGTAGCATGTTTGGCGGTGGCGCTGCGGCAGATATCGACTTGGACGCTTCCTGCCTGTTGCTGGATGCACAAAAAAACCTGCTGGATGTGGTGTGGTTTCGTCAATTGGAAAGCCGTGACGGTTCAATTCGCCACTCCGGTGACAATCTGACCGGCGAAGGTTCGGGCGATGATGAAGTGATTTTCGTCGATTTGACCCGTTTACCGGGCAATGTGGCGTATCTGGCGTTCACCGTCTGCTCGTTCCGTGGGCAAACCTTCAATGAAGTCGGTGGTGCATTCTGCCGTTTGGTGGATGACAGCAATAACACCGAAATGGCGAAATTCAATCTGTCCGACAAAGGCGCACACACGGGTGTGGTTATGGCGATTGTGAGCCGTAACGGTGCAGGTTGGGAAATGAAAGCGGTCGGCACGCCAACGGCGGGCGCAGTCGCCAACGACATGATGCCTGCGGTATTGGCAGCACTCTAG
- a CDS encoding TerD family protein — MALSLQKGGNLSLSKTDPSLTKILIGLGWDERSTDGSAFDLDASAFLLTATGKVRGDADFIFYNQLKSTDGSVEHTGDNRTGQGDGDDESMKVDLSKVPADITKVAFTVTIHDADARRQNFGQVANAFIRVVNDVTGTEIVRYDLAEDYSTETAMVFGELYRHNEEWKFRAVGQGYAGGLKAMCDQYGIQIG; from the coding sequence ATGGCGTTAAGTTTACAAAAAGGTGGCAACCTTTCCTTAAGCAAAACTGATCCCAGTTTAACTAAAATTCTGATCGGCTTGGGCTGGGATGAGCGCAGTACCGATGGTTCTGCGTTTGACTTGGATGCCAGTGCATTTTTGTTGACCGCGACGGGCAAAGTGCGTGGTGACGCGGATTTCATTTTCTATAACCAATTGAAATCTACCGACGGTTCCGTTGAACACACTGGCGATAACCGTACCGGGCAAGGCGATGGCGATGACGAATCCATGAAAGTGGATTTAAGCAAAGTGCCTGCCGACATTACGAAAGTGGCTTTCACCGTGACAATCCATGATGCTGATGCTCGTCGGCAGAATTTTGGACAAGTCGCGAATGCATTCATTCGCGTGGTCAATGACGTTACCGGCACGGAAATTGTGCGCTACGATTTGGCAGAAGATTATTCCACTGAAACCGCGATGGTGTTCGGTGAGTTGTACCGCCATAACGAGGAATGGAAATTCCGTGCCGTGGGGCAAGGTTATGCGGGCGGTTTAAAAGCGATGTGTGACCAATATGGCATTCAAATTGGTTAA
- a CDS encoding TerD family protein — translation MSVTQLVAGANCPVPREKLHVEVLLSPAQVSGAEVDISAFVLTATGKVRGDDDMVFYGQPRPGNGSVAFVGNSAGRAEFSVDLPTVLAGTEKVAFTATIHENRTNFGAFTSLQVTVKNAAGQAVLQATLPAKGMVESALILGELYLRQGQWKFRAVGQGFAGGLKPLAEHFGVEISDPAPAAAPPVTPPPAPAKKPISLSKVTLDKAKPRVSLEKKTEGFGEIRINLNWNRGQAPAAKSGGLLGGLFGGGSNKGMDLDVGCLYEQRDGTISAIQALGNRFGSFRSDPYIELKGDDRTGAISEGEWLHINGQQWQTFKRILVYAFIYEGAPNWAQTDGVVTIYVPNEPPLEIRLTEGSNSLGMCAVVLLENVNGALQVNREVRYFRGHQEMDQTYHWGLNWRAGAK, via the coding sequence ATGTCAGTGACCCAACTGGTTGCCGGGGCAAATTGCCCTGTACCGCGTGAAAAACTGCACGTTGAAGTCCTGCTATCGCCTGCCCAAGTCAGTGGGGCAGAGGTGGATATTTCCGCCTTTGTCCTGACTGCTACCGGCAAAGTGCGCGGCGATGATGACATGGTGTTTTACGGGCAACCGCGCCCCGGCAATGGCAGTGTGGCGTTTGTCGGCAATAGTGCGGGTCGTGCTGAATTCAGCGTGGATTTGCCGACTGTGTTGGCAGGCACAGAAAAGGTGGCATTCACCGCCACCATTCACGAAAACCGCACCAATTTCGGCGCATTCACCAGTTTGCAAGTCACTGTGAAAAACGCGGCGGGGCAAGCGGTATTGCAAGCCACTTTGCCTGCTAAGGGTATGGTTGAATCGGCACTGATTCTGGGCGAATTGTACCTACGCCAAGGGCAGTGGAAATTCCGTGCGGTTGGGCAAGGTTTCGCGGGCGGCTTAAAGCCCTTGGCGGAACATTTCGGGGTGGAAATCAGTGACCCTGCACCAGCGGCTGCACCGCCAGTAACACCACCACCTGCGCCTGCGAAAAAACCGATTTCCCTGAGCAAAGTGACGCTGGATAAAGCCAAGCCGCGTGTCAGTCTGGAAAAAAAGACCGAAGGCTTCGGCGAAATTCGTATCAACCTGAACTGGAATCGTGGTCAAGCACCGGCTGCGAAAAGTGGCGGTTTGCTGGGCGGCTTGTTCGGCGGCGGCAGCAATAAAGGCATGGATCTGGATGTGGGTTGTTTGTACGAGCAGCGTGACGGCACAATCAGCGCCATTCAAGCCCTCGGCAACCGCTTTGGTTCGTTCCGCAGTGACCCTTACATCGAACTCAAAGGCGATGACCGCACGGGCGCGATTTCTGAAGGCGAATGGCTGCATATCAACGGGCAGCAGTGGCAAACCTTCAAACGGATTCTGGTGTATGCCTTTATCTACGAAGGTGCGCCGAACTGGGCACAAACCGATGGCGTTGTGACCATCTATGTGCCGAATGAACCCCCGTTAGAAATTCGCTTGACCGAAGGCAGTAATTCGCTGGGCATGTGTGCGGTGGTGTTGCTGGAAAATGTCAATGGCGCATTGCAGGTTAACCGCGAAGTGCGTTATTTCCGTGGGCATCAGGAAATGGATCAAACCTACCATTGGGGTTTAAACTGGCGGGCAGGCGCTAAATAA